Proteins from one Rhizobium bangladeshense genomic window:
- a CDS encoding ABC transporter ATP-binding protein — translation MTALPDEVVLSVEDLSIDFRLRTHILHAVENVSFQLKRGQTLCLVGESGSGKSVTARSLLQIVDKPGTIVGGRILLRNGNEITDVASLAPGSRAMREIRGRRIGLIFQEPMSSLSPVHTIGSQIIEAIRLHSSLDKKAARERMVELLHQVEIPNPDRMADRYTFEFSGGMRQRAMIAMALAGNPDILIADEPTTALDVTTQAEILDLIKRLQVERGMAMLLITHDMGVVAEVADDVAVMRFGHIVERGPVDAIYHAATHPYTRQLLASTVKLTHHVEGKLAVVALSPEAPLPILSVRHLSKTFGWHGKANTLRAVDDANFDLYPGENLGIVGESGSGKTTLGRLILRTVEPTTGTVLYRGKDGSEIDVTKLGKKELRNFHREVRLVFQDPFASLNPRMTVKDVIGDPLIVNGLAKGKALEDRVAELMRLVGLDPMGMERYPHAFSGGQRQRIGIARALALDPRIIIADEATSALDVSIRSQILDLLLDIRQRLNLSFIFISHDISVVRYFCDRVAVMHRGKIVELGEAEQICTAPQEAYTKSLISAVPNPDPRDKRMLHRQRFVAPANA, via the coding sequence ATGACCGCACTTCCTGATGAGGTCGTTCTCTCGGTTGAAGATCTCTCGATCGATTTCCGGCTTCGCACGCACATTCTCCATGCTGTCGAAAATGTCAGCTTTCAGCTGAAACGCGGCCAAACGCTCTGCCTCGTCGGCGAAAGCGGCTCGGGCAAAAGTGTTACGGCCCGTTCTTTGCTGCAGATCGTCGACAAACCGGGCACCATCGTCGGCGGCCGCATCCTGCTGCGCAACGGCAACGAGATCACTGATGTCGCCTCGCTTGCACCCGGCAGTCGCGCCATGCGGGAGATCCGCGGCCGGCGCATCGGCCTCATCTTCCAAGAGCCGATGAGTTCGCTTTCGCCGGTGCACACTATCGGCTCGCAAATCATCGAGGCTATCCGCCTGCACAGCAGTCTGGACAAGAAAGCGGCGCGTGAACGCATGGTCGAACTGCTCCACCAGGTCGAAATCCCCAATCCCGACCGGATGGCGGACCGCTACACGTTCGAATTCTCTGGCGGCATGCGCCAGCGCGCGATGATAGCCATGGCGCTCGCCGGCAATCCCGATATCCTGATCGCCGACGAACCGACGACCGCTCTCGATGTGACGACACAGGCCGAAATCCTAGACCTCATCAAGCGTCTGCAGGTCGAGCGCGGTATGGCGATGCTGCTCATTACCCATGATATGGGCGTGGTTGCCGAAGTGGCCGACGACGTTGCCGTCATGCGCTTCGGTCATATCGTCGAGCGCGGGCCGGTGGATGCAATCTATCACGCCGCCACCCACCCCTATACCCGGCAATTGTTGGCATCGACTGTGAAGCTCACACATCATGTCGAAGGCAAGCTGGCTGTAGTCGCCCTGTCTCCGGAGGCGCCACTGCCGATCCTGTCGGTGCGCCACCTCAGCAAGACATTCGGCTGGCACGGCAAGGCTAACACGCTGCGCGCCGTCGATGACGCCAATTTCGATCTCTATCCTGGCGAAAACCTCGGCATTGTCGGCGAAAGCGGCTCCGGCAAGACGACGCTTGGCCGCCTGATCCTACGTACTGTTGAGCCCACGACCGGCACCGTCCTCTACCGCGGCAAGGATGGCAGCGAGATCGACGTCACCAAGCTCGGGAAGAAGGAGTTGCGCAACTTCCATCGCGAAGTCCGTCTCGTCTTCCAGGATCCGTTCGCCTCGCTCAATCCGCGCATGACCGTCAAGGACGTGATCGGCGACCCGCTGATCGTCAACGGCCTTGCCAAGGGCAAAGCGCTGGAGGACCGGGTGGCTGAACTCATGCGTCTAGTCGGCCTGGATCCGATGGGAATGGAGCGCTATCCGCACGCCTTCTCCGGCGGCCAGCGTCAGCGTATCGGCATCGCCCGCGCCCTTGCACTTGATCCGCGCATCATCATTGCCGATGAAGCGACCTCGGCGCTCGATGTCTCCATTCGCAGCCAAATCCTTGACCTGCTGCTCGATATCCGCCAACGGCTGAACCTGAGCTTCATCTTCATTTCCCACGACATATCCGTCGTCCGCTACTTCTGCGACCGCGTCGCCGTCATGCATCGCGGCAAGATCGTTGAGCTCGGCGAGGCCGAGCAAATCTGCACCGCGCCGCAGGAAGCCTACACCAAGAGCCTGATTTCAGCCGTTCCCAATCCCGACCCCCGCGACAAGCGCATGCTGCATCGGCAGCGTTTCGTCGCCCCGGCCAATGCTTGA
- the otnI gene encoding 2-oxo-tetronate isomerase, with amino-acid sequence MPKFSANLSFLYQDLPFLDRFGAAAKDGFRALEYLGPYAEPKEKVAEALQASGLKQALFNVPSGDWAAGERGIACLPDRIEEFRSGVSLALDYAEALACEQVNVISGLVPRGPDLGTLEEVLVENLKYAAQRCADAGIKLLIEPINLRDIPGFFLSTTDHAERILEKVGSDNLYIQYDFYHMQIMQGDLIPTFTRLEDRIAHVQIADNPGRNEPGTGEINYGFVLSELDRLGYDGWVGCEYKPKARTSEGLGWMNPYRK; translated from the coding sequence GTGCCGAAATTTTCCGCCAACCTTTCCTTCCTCTATCAGGACCTGCCCTTTCTCGACCGCTTCGGCGCTGCCGCCAAAGACGGCTTCCGTGCGCTCGAATATCTCGGCCCCTATGCCGAGCCGAAAGAGAAGGTCGCCGAAGCTCTGCAAGCGAGCGGATTGAAGCAGGCTCTATTCAACGTGCCTTCCGGCGATTGGGCCGCAGGCGAACGCGGCATCGCCTGCCTGCCTGATCGCATCGAGGAATTCCGCAGCGGCGTGTCGTTGGCGCTCGATTATGCTGAGGCGCTCGCCTGCGAGCAGGTGAATGTTATTTCCGGCCTGGTGCCGAGGGGTCCCGATCTGGGAACACTGGAAGAGGTGCTGGTCGAGAATCTGAAATATGCCGCACAGCGTTGCGCCGATGCCGGCATCAAGCTTCTGATCGAGCCGATCAACCTGCGAGACATTCCCGGCTTCTTCCTGTCGACCACCGATCATGCCGAGCGCATCCTCGAAAAGGTCGGCTCCGACAATCTCTACATCCAGTATGATTTCTACCACATGCAGATCATGCAGGGCGACCTGATCCCGACCTTTACCAGGTTGGAGGACAGGATTGCCCATGTGCAAATTGCCGACAATCCAGGCCGCAACGAACCCGGCACGGGCGAGATCAATTACGGCTTCGTCCTCTCCGAACTAGACCGCCTCGGTTACGACGGCTGGGTCGGCTGCGAATACAAGCCGAAGGCCCGTACCAGCGAAGGTCTCGGCTGGATGAACCCCTATCGGAAGTGA
- a CDS encoding ABC transporter permease, translating into MTHETIGTHAGPLYVAADGPSISPLKQGKTVSTAAIGPWRLIAGKLVRQKVAMVAGFIILLLYLIGLFAEFLAPSLPATSKPQYTYAPPQGLSFFVTKPDGSSEFNFHVKGYKVEIDKVALRRTFVVDDTKVVPVGFFVKGPAYKLWGLIPMNRHFIGPVNPNDPMYLLGADRLGRDVFSRLVYGTRISMSIGLVGVAMSLVLGVVLGSISGFYGGWVDTLIQRVIEVISAMPTIPLWLGLAAAIPLTWSPVNVYFVITIIVSLLGWTSLAREVRGRFLALRSEDFVTAARLDGSSEARLIFRHILPSLTSHILAVVTLAVPTMIVAETSLSFLGIGLKPPVVSWGVLLQDAQNIRTVATAPWLLVWPSLAVIVAVLSFNFFGDGLRDAADPYDN; encoded by the coding sequence ATGACGCACGAAACCATCGGAACCCATGCCGGGCCCCTCTATGTCGCTGCCGACGGCCCTTCGATAAGCCCGCTGAAACAGGGCAAGACGGTCTCAACGGCAGCTATCGGTCCCTGGCGGTTGATAGCCGGCAAACTCGTCCGCCAGAAAGTGGCGATGGTGGCCGGTTTCATCATCCTGCTCCTCTATCTCATCGGCCTCTTCGCAGAATTCCTGGCGCCTTCGCTGCCCGCAACATCCAAGCCGCAATACACCTACGCGCCGCCGCAGGGTCTGAGCTTCTTCGTCACCAAGCCGGACGGCAGCTCGGAATTCAATTTCCACGTGAAGGGCTACAAGGTGGAGATCGATAAGGTGGCTCTGCGGCGCACATTCGTCGTCGACGACACCAAGGTCGTGCCGGTCGGTTTCTTCGTGAAGGGGCCTGCCTACAAGCTCTGGGGACTGATCCCGATGAACCGCCACTTCATCGGCCCGGTCAATCCGAACGATCCGATGTATCTGCTCGGTGCCGATCGCCTGGGGCGCGACGTCTTCTCGCGGCTGGTCTACGGCACTCGGATTTCCATGTCGATCGGCCTCGTCGGCGTTGCCATGTCGCTGGTGCTCGGCGTCGTGCTTGGCTCAATCTCGGGATTTTACGGCGGCTGGGTCGACACGTTGATCCAGCGGGTCATCGAAGTCATCAGCGCCATGCCGACCATCCCCCTTTGGCTCGGCCTTGCGGCGGCGATCCCGCTTACATGGTCGCCCGTCAACGTCTATTTCGTCATAACCATCATCGTCTCGCTGCTCGGCTGGACCAGCCTTGCGCGTGAGGTGCGGGGACGCTTCCTGGCGCTGCGCAGCGAGGATTTCGTCACGGCCGCCCGCCTGGATGGGTCGAGCGAGGCGCGGCTCATCTTCCGCCACATCCTGCCCTCGCTGACAAGCCACATCCTCGCCGTCGTCACCCTCGCCGTGCCGACGATGATCGTCGCCGAGACCTCGCTCTCCTTCCTCGGCATCGGGCTGAAGCCACCCGTCGTCAGCTGGGGCGTGCTGCTGCAGGATGCCCAGAACATCCGCACGGTCGCGACCGCGCCCTGGCTGCTGGTCTGGCCGTCCCTGGCGGTCATCGTGGCCGTCCTGTCCTTCAACTTCTTCGGCGACGGACTGCGCGATGCAGCCGATCCCTATGACAATTGA
- a CDS encoding ABC transporter permease, giving the protein MLAYIFRRVLYMIPTLIGMSLISFLIIQLPPGDYLTSMIATMSDSGQAVDPAQIERLKEIYGFDDPFYIQYLKWMWGIVSRGDFGWSFEWNQPVSGLIWARMGSTLVISLLSLLFVWIVALPIGIYSAVRRHSVGDHVFTFFGFIGLAVPNFILALTLMYIAYRYLGQSVGGLNSPEYAEAPWSLAKVVDFLAHLWIPIIIIGASGTAALIRILRANLTDELHKPYVITARAKGLPEYKVIMRYPVRIALNPFVSAIGWVLPHLVSGVTITAIVLNLPTAGPLLFRALVSQDMYLAGSFILLLSALTLVGMLLSDLLLALLDPRIRFN; this is encoded by the coding sequence ATGCTTGCCTATATCTTCAGGCGCGTGCTCTACATGATCCCGACGCTGATCGGCATGTCGCTGATCTCGTTCCTGATCATCCAGTTGCCGCCGGGCGACTACCTGACGTCGATGATCGCGACGATGAGCGACAGCGGCCAGGCCGTTGATCCCGCGCAGATCGAACGGTTGAAAGAGATCTACGGCTTCGATGACCCCTTCTATATCCAGTATCTCAAATGGATGTGGGGTATTGTCAGCCGAGGCGACTTCGGCTGGTCCTTCGAGTGGAACCAGCCCGTATCCGGCCTCATCTGGGCACGCATGGGCTCGACGCTGGTCATTTCGCTATTGAGCCTGCTTTTCGTCTGGATCGTCGCCTTGCCGATCGGCATCTACTCGGCTGTGCGCCGTCACTCGGTTGGCGACCACGTCTTCACCTTCTTCGGCTTTATCGGTCTTGCCGTACCGAATTTCATTCTGGCGCTGACGCTGATGTACATCGCCTATCGCTATCTCGGCCAAAGTGTCGGCGGTCTCAACTCGCCGGAATATGCAGAAGCGCCGTGGAGCCTCGCCAAAGTCGTCGATTTCCTCGCCCATCTCTGGATCCCGATCATCATCATCGGCGCATCCGGCACAGCTGCGCTAATTCGCATCCTGCGCGCCAATCTGACGGACGAGTTGCACAAGCCCTACGTCATTACCGCTCGTGCCAAGGGATTGCCGGAATATAAGGTGATCATGAGATATCCTGTGCGCATCGCGCTCAACCCCTTCGTCTCGGCGATTGGCTGGGTTCTGCCGCACCTTGTCTCCGGAGTGACGATCACCGCGATCGTCCTCAATCTGCCCACAGCCGGGCCGCTGCTCTTCCGCGCTCTGGTATCACAGGACATGTATCTCGCCGGCAGCTTCATCTTGTTGCTATCGGCTCTCACCCTTGTCGGCATGCTCCTGTCGGACCTCTTGCTTGCGCTGCTCGATCCGCGCATTCGGTTCAACTGA